One stretch of [Limnothrix rosea] IAM M-220 DNA includes these proteins:
- a CDS encoding ACP phosphodiesterase, translating to MNLLAHLHVGDRLSPVASAGNLAADLCRNPSCPEYRRGMEFHQKIDTFTDTHPVVLASRKLFPGQLRRFSAVILDLVFDHCLSQSWEKWHHTNSREEFIESRLTQILQVSNQLPTNAAEMIHHMQQSRLLHRYSELEGVAFSIRRIVVRRPKFAPMLEAIPLLESKYQLVNETFQTFYPELLAHTTPPPHHQNEIPQNQIPRKPLQQQCPLTPASHIM from the coding sequence ATGAATTTACTTGCACACTTACACGTGGGCGATCGCCTCTCTCCCGTCGCCTCAGCCGGAAATCTAGCCGCCGACCTTTGTCGTAACCCTAGCTGTCCCGAATATCGCAGAGGCATGGAATTCCATCAAAAAATCGATACCTTTACCGATACCCACCCCGTTGTTTTAGCCTCACGCAAACTATTTCCGGGGCAATTGAGACGTTTTTCCGCCGTCATCCTAGACCTTGTTTTTGACCACTGTCTGTCCCAATCTTGGGAGAAATGGCATCATACAAATTCCCGAGAAGAATTTATTGAGTCTCGCCTAACGCAGATTTTGCAAGTTTCAAACCAGTTGCCGACAAACGCGGCCGAGATGATTCATCACATGCAACAAAGTAGATTATTACATCGTTACTCAGAGCTAGAAGGCGTGGCATTTTCCATCCGTCGTATCGTCGTGCGCCGCCCAAAATTTGCCCCCATGCTTGAGGCCATCCCCTTGCTGGAATCCAAATACCAGTTAGTCAACGAAACCTTTCAGACCTTTTACCCAGAACTTTTAGCCCACACCACCCCGCCGCCACACCACCAAAATGAAATCCCCCAAAACCAAATCCCCAG
- a CDS encoding carbohydrate ABC transporter permease has protein sequence MKSKFSFATPYLFLLPALLVLGLTVAFPAVQAFYLSFTEYQYDLTAAPTWVGFQNFSRLFKDPLFWKTLGNTVLYLIGVVPLLVSLSLGLAIAVNQKLRGITWFRAAYYTPVIVSLVVAGIAWKALYASNGFLNQLIKQLGLGDGIPWLTDPKLAIWSVMLVTIWKGLGYYMVIYLAGLQGISPELYEAASLDGSDGWRKHFDITVPLMRPYILLVSVISAISATKVFEEIFVMTQGGPLNSSKTVVYYLYEQAFQNLEISYACTIGLVLFLIIFILSIFNLYLSRQTNQPL, from the coding sequence ATGAAGTCAAAGTTTTCCTTTGCCACGCCTTACTTATTTTTATTGCCAGCGTTATTGGTTTTGGGGTTAACCGTTGCTTTCCCCGCTGTGCAGGCGTTTTATTTAAGTTTCACAGAATACCAATATGATTTGACCGCAGCACCGACCTGGGTTGGTTTTCAGAATTTTTCGCGTTTGTTTAAAGACCCACTTTTCTGGAAAACCCTCGGCAATACAGTCCTCTATCTCATTGGCGTTGTCCCTCTATTGGTGAGCTTATCCCTCGGTTTGGCGATCGCCGTTAATCAAAAACTACGTGGCATTACTTGGTTTCGAGCCGCCTACTACACCCCAGTAATTGTGTCCTTAGTCGTGGCGGGCATTGCCTGGAAGGCGCTCTATGCTTCCAACGGCTTCCTGAATCAGCTCATTAAACAATTGGGATTGGGCGACGGTATTCCGTGGCTGACCGACCCAAAACTAGCCATTTGGAGCGTGATGCTCGTGACCATTTGGAAAGGCTTGGGCTACTATATGGTGATTTATCTGGCGGGGTTACAGGGCATTTCACCGGAGCTCTACGAAGCGGCATCCCTCGATGGCTCCGACGGTTGGCGCAAACATTTTGATATTACGGTGCCTCTGATGCGCCCTTATATTTTGTTGGTGTCAGTGATTTCAGCCATTTCGGCCACAAAGGTCTTTGAGGAAATTTTTGTAATGACCCAAGGTGGCCCGTTAAATTCATCTAAAACCGTTGTTTATTATCTCTACGAACAGGCTTTTCAAAATTTAGAGATTAGCTATGCTTGCACGATTGGCTTGGTGTTGTTTTTAATTATTTTTATTTTGTCAATTTTTAATCTCTATCTCTCTCGCCAAACGAATCAACCTCTTTAA